ATGTCCATAAGCTTTGATGCGGCCGTATGCCTCAGGCTATGGGGGTGTATTAACCGATTGGAGCATGTTCTAACATTCCAAGAATTGACAATTAACTGAAGCCCTCTTGTAGATAAATTAGATCGTTCTTTTTGATTACCACGTGGAAGCGACAGAAAGAAATAATCATGATTACCTTCGAACCTAGAATGGTATTCTCGAATAAAGGTTAATGTTTCCTCAGCTATGACAGAGAAGGCTAATTCTTAGTATATGAGATTAATGTTTCTCCAGAAGGGGCCAGAAAAAGATCAGAAAACCTGAGAGAAACTACTTCCTTCGCACTCAAGGCAGTTAGATACATTAGATTTAGCAAAGCCCTATTTCGATAGTCTCTCTCCGAAACCGGATTGGAAAATTTCCCGATTAAATCTTTCATTGTCTGGTCGGTTAATCCCTTTCCGAGCATCAGTCCTGATTCGGGAGTCGATCTCCTTGGAGGTCCGGTTCTGGCATTCCTAAACTCAGATAGATTTACTACGTTAGTTCTTATTGACATGATTTAAAGCCAATCCAAAATAAGGCTAACGGATGTATAGCTTCCGATTGGTTAAAAGAAAAGGATTTTTTTGAATTCCAGTTTAAAAAACGGGTTGATATACATTATAAAAATATAAATTACATTCCGTTTCTTTTCTGAAGACGGAAGTAAGTTAAGCTAAATCTAAATGATGATTGTATTTATACGAAATAAGGACTATGGTAAATTTAATATAGCATGGAATTGAGCAAATTAATAAAACAAAATGTGAATGAAGCTGAAACAAGGCAAAAGATTATAGATGAAATTCTATACAATATACTAGGTTGGCCCAAAACTAATGTCATTCCAGAAAGTCGAACGAGCGGGAATGGCTATATTGATTACCTTCTTACAAAGAAAAATTCTAAGCCAATATGGTTAATTGAAGCGAAAAGAGTCGGAGTATACTTTGAATTACCTAATAATTTTAATAGCAATATTCTAAATCGTAGAATTAATTTGCGACAGCTTTTAACGGATAATAATATAAAGACTGCCGTTTTTCAAGCAAAAGAATACGCTGAGGATGTTGGATGTGATTACGTTACAGTTACCAACGGACTTGTTTGGATAACATTTCATCTGAAGCCTAAAGAAAAATCTTGGAAAGATCAAAATGCAAATGTAATTACAAATGTCGAATTTTTTATCGATAAACAGATTGAAGCAATAAACCTTTTCGGTTACAAAGCTGTAGTTGAGGACCAAGCTTTATTTAAGAATATAGGATCATCAATTTCTAAGGCGCAGGAACTTTGGTATCCGAATCAGCGGATTATTTCATACGATCGACCTGTGCAAGACAATGAATTTTCGTCTATTTTTGGTGGTCTTTCGAGGAAGTTTCTTGGCAATATACCAGAGACAAATTCTGACTTTATGGAAAAATGTTATGTTTTTAATAAGAGAGAAGATTCAAATTTAAAGAAGAATATAAATGGATTTATTGAAGATTCAATTACACCTTTTTTCGAATCAATAGGTGTACAGCAAATTGAAGATCAAAGTTCAGGTAGTAAATTTGGTAAGAAATTGCGTAAATACGCAACAAATAAAAATTCTGATTCAGTTTTAATTTTATTCGGCGGCAGAGGTTCTGGGAAGTCTACTTTTATTCGCAAGTTTCTATTTCATTCGCCACCGGATTTGATATTGAATCAAACAGTTATTAATATTGTTGATTTGTTAAGTTGTACTCAAGATAAAGAAAAGCTTTCCTCCGAAATTTGGCAAAATTTAGTAGAGAAGTTAGATTTTGATGAAGTATTAAAATCTGATAGAAGTGTCTTATTAAAATTTCTTGAACCAGAATACACAATCTTTAAAAGGCAACTTTTGTTTAATGCACAATCTGGCAGTGAGTTCTACGATAATTTGGTAAATGGCTTTATAGTCGAAAAGAAAAATGACAAAGTTTTTCTCAGTCAAAAATTTGCTAAATATTGGAAAGATAGAGAGAGGGCATTAATTATTGTAATAGATAATATGGATCAATTAGAATCGGATATTCAAGATATTTCTTTTCTCACTGCAATGGAATTATCAACTAAACTCTCATGCTTAGTTGTAGTCTCAATGCGTGAAGAAAGGTTTTATGAGGCAAAGAAAAGGGGAGTCTTGGATGCCTACCATAATAATGGATTTCATATAGCTTCTCCTGGGATATCCGAAGTAATCAAAAAAAGACTAAGGTATATAGTTGAACGTCTTGATAAATCTGCGGATTTGGAAGAAGAATTTGGAATTGAAGATGCAAATAACTTCGAAGTAATTCGATCTTTCTTAATTACTTGTATTCAAGATCTTTCTCGGATTAATTCAGAACTGCGTACTTTTTTAGATTTTGCCACCCATGGTGATGTTCGACAGGCTCTTGATTTCTTTAAAAGCTTTATTGTTTCTGGTTACACTAATATTCGTGAAATAACCTCTAAACATTCTTGGAATTTTTTACATCATCAAGTTATCAAACCAATGATGGTTCCGGACCGATATTTTTTTAATGAAGATGTTAGTCGGATCGTGAATATTTATAAGATTAGGAACAATGGTGACGGTTCTCATTTTACAGGCTTGCGCATACTACGAAGATTATATGATTTTGGGTCACAAAGTAGATATTCGAAATTTACTGACCTAAGATTTTTAGTTTCCCTTCAAGAAGAAATGTATGGGAGTTCTGTTGATGTGATTGAGAATATCGATATTTTTCTTCAACGAGGATTAATTGAAGCGAATAATCGGTTGGATCGATATTCGTTAGATGTGGATAGTGTTAGGATTACAAATTTTGGTCGCTATATGTTAAATCAATTAGTGAATAGTTTTGTTTACTATGATTTAATAAGTCTTGAGACTGGCATCAGAAATCAAAGCTTAGCAAATGAATTTGTATCTATGGCCCACTCTGAAGTTAAATATTTTGAAAATAATGAAATACTAAAGCGCTTAGAAGTAAGAATTAATAGAGTAAAGTTATTTGCAAATTATTTGTTTGAAGAAGAAAAGCGAGAATTAGAGGAATTAAATACAAACGATGAAATTACTCTTTTTATGCCTTTATTCAATGAACTAGTGATTAAAGAAACTGATAGCATTTTTGCTCGAGCTAAAAAAAGGAATCCTATCTAATATACAGATTATTTTCAGAAGATTAGTAAGATTATAAAGGCTCAATTTTACAGAAATCTACTTGATAGAGGATGAAAATATATTCCTACTTCCCATAATGCGTAATCTGTCACTTTAGCTAAGTAGTCTTAGAATAGGAACTCTAAAGCACACTTTGATCGATCCTTTGGTCTATGCCACTCCCCGTAGCCTTCTTTGATATCGTAGTGTATTTCGTAAACATCCGTTGCAAATCTTATACTAAATTTCTGGCCTCCATCAATCCTGAATCCACTAGGATTTTCTACATAAAGAGATTGGAGTCCAGTAAAGTAGATTTTTAGAATCTTATCCTCGGTAAATATTGTGTAACTTCGAATTTCATTGTTCTTGGCATTTTTCTTTTCATACCAGTTACCAAATATTTTTACATAACATCTTTCGCCACCGTTTTGATTACACCTGGCAATTAATCGATCCATAAAGTTGGAAACAGCTTCAGATTCCATTTATTTCACTTTATTAATATATTTCAGAAATCGCACATTCTGCTAATTCAATCTTTAATTTCTTCCTAATAACTTACAGGGATACACCAGCTGCAACGCTAAGGTAAGTGAGGCCATGTAGAGATGGAAAACTTGCACCTGCTTTCAAAAGTTCCAATTCAGCAAGACTTGCAGCTCGACCTAACCCAAATAAGGCACGCTCATCATTGTAAATATAAATTTTCTCTTGGCCATAAATTTGATTCTGCACTCCCATTTCCGTTTTGATGAAAAATCCAGTCGAGTGCATCCATTGAAGACCTATACCGAGTGTCCCCATTATGATATTTTTTCGTTCTACGGAATAGGATACAGATCCTGGATATAATTGAAGAGGGTCTGTAAAATGGACATTACTTCGTGATGCAGGTAGGGCGCTAACGTGAGCAGATATGAAAAAGATACCTTCGAAATGGAAATAATTTATAAATAAGTCCCCTGATAATTTATCCTAAGATTTATACATATCGCAAGTTTTTGAATTTGTAATATAGTCTACATCAGATGAACAGTTGATTACTTGATTACCATAGTTATTGGTTTGGCGGATTGTATATTGAATGGACGATCCAACACTAATAAATTTGTTTATATTATATCCAAAAGTTAAATTCCAAAAATTGAATGCTACGTTTGTCGAAGCACCTGCACTTACTGAAAAAGGTTTACTTTCTCTAAGTTCACCCTGAGATTGGGATTTCAAAATGCCAAGTGGTGCTAGAAGAAATGAACAAATGAGAATTGCAAAACCTAAATTTCTTTTCAATTTAAACCTCAAATAAGCATAAGAATCTATATAAATCACTGCAATGAATAGAAAACAACTAAATTAAAAGACAATGGATTAGATGATAATTGGTAAACGTTAATGTAATTTTTTATTAATTGAAACTTGTGAATTCACTTTCTAATAATTACTATGAGCTCAATCATAGCAATTAAGAGGAGAATGACAATTGCGTAAGGATAAATCCGTGTATAGGCAGGTTCATTTGAATTTCTTTTCAATTCTTCTTTAATTTCGGCTATATCAGTCTGAATACTATTTAAGAGATCGATTGTTTCCTTATCCAATTTCACATTTGAGGGTTCGTGCCGATAGCTAGGATATTTTTCTTCTAATTGGGTATATTCCTTCTGCAATTCTGAGTTTAAAGGCCAATTGGATAGAGCTTTTTTGAAGAAACCCTTTGCTTCCTTATTTCTTCCTTTTGCTCGTTCCTGTCTCCCCATTCCTATCCAAGCCTTAGTTAAGAGAAACTCTGCCTTAGGATTGACAGGGTTAATTTTCAAAATAGAAATAATGTCCTCTTCCGCTTCTTTGTATCTTTCCTCGCTTAATAATCTTTCTATCATCTGTAAACTTTCCTCTGAAGATTCCTGGCTGGAAATCTGGGAGCCGAAAATGAGATATATAGCAAAGAGTAATAAGAATTTTGGGGTTATGGTTAAATTGAAATAGGAACAATATTTCGAAATCATCGATCTATCCGTATAGCCTTATGGCCGAATCTGCTTCTTGGCATTATTGAAGATTCTGTCGTCCAACTTCCAGTTGTCGGATTTGCAGAACCAATAGAATATACTGTATTTAACGGTGTATTTAATATGTTAGCGCCACCAAATACGAATAGTTTTCTTGTTTCATATGAGACTTGTGTACCAGGCGAATAGAGTGTTTGGGGAAGCAAAGGTCCTAAAGTAAAAGAAGAGGATCCAAATTGATAATGCTCTGCTCGGTTTGTAGGCGCAATTGAAGTGATCGGTTGAAATATATTTCCAGATCCGGTTGATCCACCAATAGAAGAAAACCAAACATCATCAGCTGGGAAAGCATCACCAGATTTAGGAACAATACATAGACCTGATGAACCGTGCTTAGCTTCACTTAAGGAAGGTTCAGAGAGCGAAGTTGTAGTATTTGCCGAAGGAACAAAGGCGTCAGTTGCAATGCTTGCGTTACCATTCGTATCCAATCTTCCTCCAGTATAAAAGATTGTTCCATCGATAGTGCAACCAGCCATATCAGTGCGTGGAAAGATTGTTGTTGCAGAAGTATAGGAAGCCCAAAAGCCTGATGTCCCGATTTCTGGGTAAAATCTTAGAACGGTGTTATTAATTGGATTATTCGAAATATCGAGATTAGTAGCTCCTGATATAATGTATATTGAATCTCCTATGGAACCGGAGATCGCGCCATGTAACGCCGTTGGAAGGTCGTTCCCGGATTCCCAACTATTCGAGTAAGGATTAAAAATTTCCACTTTAGTAGAAGGAGAAAATATTCCGCCGTTCTTTTCGAGGCCTCCAATTATATATATCTTTTGTTTATGAGAGATAATTGTAGAGAAGACACGAGGAGTTGGAACTGTTGAAACAGTAGGATACCATATATTAGCTACAGGATCGAATAAATCAATTTGTGGAATTGGGTTTAGGGAAGAGTCTAACCCACCAATTAACCAAATCCCTCTTGTTCTTTGTGGGAAGCTAGATACCCATGTTGTAAAATTGAGAGTCACGCTGCCGCTAATATCAGCGTTTCCGCATGTTAAAGTTACTATATAATTTGTGTTTGATTCAAGATTGGTTAGTTGAAAGAAATGCGTTTTTGATTTCTTTAATGAAGGGGAGATCATATCCTGAGATATAATATATCCTGTTACATCAGCAGAGCAAGTCCACATAAGTGTAGCAGCAAATGGTCCTAATTGCGTAACGTATGCCGTTTCCACTTTGGCTGTTTCTTCACCAAGAATTCCTCCCAAGATTGAGTTATCGCATTCAAATGAAAATATCGAAAACAAAAAAAGAACAATAATATTAATCAAATATTTCAAAAGAACGCCCCTAAAGAAAATCGTATTCCGGAACGACAAAGACTATCTTGACCTTCAAAAGAGCAAACAGATCGAATTCCTGTCCTAAATATTGTTCGATTTTTCGTTTCCCAGTTCCAACCAAATTCAAAAACTCCATCAGGATCAATTCCTGCGCGAGAACGGTCGCCATCTTGCCAAGATATGTAACTTGCGCCAAATCCTATGAGAAAATATGGTGAAGAGGCACTAAAGGTCTTTCCATAATAAAAATTTTGACTCCACATGGTCATATTTCCATTCTTTCCCGGAGCATATTGATAATCACTTGAAAACCCAAGAAACGAATATTGTGTATTGGAAACTCTTTCTACAAAACCTCCCCCCCCGTAAATAAGTGGAAAAATATTTGACCAAGGGCCGAAAGAGGCAGTTCCAGATATCGAAAGCCCGCCTCTCCAGTTTCCGTCATGACTTTGGACATCCATTAAATAGCGATCGGGGATTGTTGGAGAAGTTTCATTTATTTCTTGTCTGCGAATCTTAGTTAAATCTAATTCAGCAAATCCTAATTCAGTTTTTATAATTAATTTCGAAGATTGCTTTTCAACCAGTATTCCTCTAACAATACTTCCGTCTGTTAGCTCAAATTCTGAATAACGATAAGAAGACTCTGGCCCGACTTTATTTTTATCAATTCGTAATAAGTCAGATTTAGGAATTCTGTATTTTCTGTCTTGCCAGCTTATGAAAACGTAGGAACCGCTTTCAGAGACATCCTCAGCTATGAACGCATCCCCATTTCGAAAGAGAATTTCTGTAGAGTGCAGGTTGAAAGGAATGGTTAAAAGTAGAATCAGAGCATATTTAATTTTGTTATACTTTATCTGTTGAACCAATTAGAAATTCCTGAAATATATTATTGAATGTTATGTTTTATAATTCTAAGCGATGAATCATTTGAATCAGATGTTTTGATCTGGATCCACGATTGAATTAAACCAGTTGAAAGATTATGAATAACCGGACTAAAGGCGTCATAAGTTTTGGCATCATAACCAATCCCCATTGACTCATTTTCATTCCTGTTAATGTATTTATAAGACGAATAAGTATTCGAGATGGGTATTTCTGCAAAAAATAAACGATCAGAATCAAAACTATTCCATCCTTCAACTGTCGTAATATGCTGAGTGAAATTGAAATAGATCTTCTCAGAGGTTTGAACGCATGACTGAACTAGATTTCCTACTGGTAAATATCCATCGAAGGAACTCGAGGCAATATTGTACCTTATAAAATTGTTTGGATTTGTTTGAGAAACCCAAATATTATTAATCGAATCGTATCTCAACAAAAGGAAACCAATGTAGTCCCCCAAATTGTCATCTTGTCGAAATCGAAAGATTATATTTGGAATACCGGAGCCCGAGCAAACAGGTCCTAAGAATGGGCTATTTGTCCCGACTATTTGAGCAAGACCATTTGTCAAATTCTGCCAAGTTGATCCATTGAATTGTTTTATGTATAGCGAATGTGTTCCTGCTAAACTTTCTTCCCAGAGAAGTGTAAGCTTCCCATCGATAATTGTTGAGATAACATTATAGGTTTGAGTTGTAGTATTGTCTTTTAGGCCCTGAATGCTGCCGCCATCTATTCGAATCCAGCTTGGACTATTTAAATTTGCAGTTTTATAAACATGTAAACCTCTCTCTCCGAAATCAACATTTGAATAAACTAACGATAAATAAAGATTATTGTTATCACTAGTTAAGATAAATTCTCCATAATTTGTATCGGTAAAGGGAATGTTTGTCCATGTCCAGTTATTGGAATTTTCGTTTAATCTGTATAGGTTGATTTTATATTTATAATCGAGATTCTCATCAAAATCCCCTGATCCATAGCCTAAAATTGTTTCACCTTGAAATTGAATGATCGCTATATTATTTATATCACTATGAGAAGGCAGCGAATTTGTAATCAAAGGAGTTGAAGTATTATTTAGGGCAATTGTTTCCTCGTCGCTGGAGCTAAAATGGAAAACTTCAAAATGATATTTAGAATCGATGGAACTAAAGAATGGAACAATGACAAAAGCCCTTTCACCAATTGTAAATATTTTTGGTCTTTGAGAATAGGGAAGAGTATCATTTTGAGATTGAAGTCCAGTTGTTCCTCCTCCATCAAGTGGAAGAAATGGGCTAATATTACTTGGGCTTTTGTTGAAGCTAGATAGAAGAAAGAATTCTCCATTTATGCCGTTAGGGTCCTTGCAATTATTGATAAAAAATAGTAATGAAAAAAACAGCAGGTTTATTTTGCGCATCCGACTATGTTCCATTTAAAACTTTAACCGACTTAATTAGAGAAATTTCAAATTAATTTGTTCAATTCAAGAGTATTTTTGCCATTTAGGTTTTTTTGTTGACGTTATTGATTCTTGCAAAGCTTTTCTAAGACACTAAAGCTACAAAATTGCTGATTTATATTATGTCCAAACAAAATCGAAAAAAAATCTTCTTCATTGTTTTACTTGTAACTGCAATATTTCATTTAAATCTCTTTTCAACAAGCTCCATAAAAGCTCTTTACGTTCTCTTTAATGAGGAAACGAGTATTCCGCAGAATTTGCTGATACCGGCCATAGACTCTTTTGGTAATAGCAATTTATCCTATACAATACAGGTCCCTCAAGGGCCGAAAAATATAAGCCCTGAAATTTCCCTGAATTATAATTCGGGAAGATTGGATGAAGAAATGACAGGCATTGGTTGGCAGCTGAATGGCATCCCATATCTCAGTTTGGATATAAGTAATGGGATTAACTATGATTCGTTAGATACATTTGTATCTTCTCTTTCCGGAAGATTGAAAAAAAATGGGGTCTCGGAAAATTTCCAACCAGAAATTAATGATTTTACTCTGTATACAAGAGTTTCTTCAGGAAATACAATCAGATGGATTGCGAAGGACAGAAACGGCCTAACTTATTATTTCGGCGAGCATACGCCTGGATCTGGGGCAAGTTTAGTTAATCAAGATGGCAATCCATATTTCTGGGGTCTGGAGAGGATCGAAGACCGGTATGGAAACGGATATGCGATAACTTATGATCCAATAAGTCAGCAAGCTGGTTATCTATATCCTAAAGTTATAAAGTACAGTTCAAACACTTCTGAAATCCAATTTTTATACCAAGATAGAGAAGTGGAAACTTTAACTACTTATTTGTACTCAATTACTAAGAAGCATAAAAAAAGATTAACAGGGATACGGACATATGTTCCTACCGAAGGCGGAAATGCATTAGCAGAAAATTATTCTTTCGAATATTCTAATATTTCTTCGAATGATCGCGCAGTCTTAACAACTTTTAAGAGAGAGAATTATTTAGATCTTTTCATTTCCTATTCGGATCTAAGTCAATCCAACTTAAAAAATCCAATTAGTCCAGATGCCCAAAGTGTAAACTATAATCTTTCCTATAGAGCAGACAGCTCATTGTTCACTGAAGCTTGTAATGCTACAGCTCTGACTTGTCTTTGTTCAGCTAGTTCGGCATGTATGGCGGTGTCGGGAGGTACGGCCGGATGGTTTTGCGCTTCTTTGTCATATGATAATAAAGGGAGCTGTCTTAAGGGATATGAATATTCAAATACTTTCTTTGTAGATATAAATGGTGACAATAGGCCGGATTTTGTTCGAATCACTGGAGATAAGGAATCAGGACAAAATTTTGTTAGTAGTTATTTTAATGCTGAGGGGACTTCAAATGCGGTTTTCGGTGCGGAATCCGTAACCTCTGGATTGAATTTAAGCGATAATTCAGTAATTCTACCTGGGGATTTGGATGGGGATAAGAAAGTAGATTTTTTGGTATTAGAAAAAGACTCTACTCCAATAAAAATTTTCAAATCAAAAGCAGTTAGAAGCGAATTAACACCTTCTTCATTTCAGGTATCCGTGAGTTCAGTCAATGCAAATATACCAAATCATAGCAAAGAGCTGAAACATTTTCTTGTAGATATGAATAAGGATGGTAAGGCGGACCTAATTCAAAAAGGGACTGACTCTTCTGCTTATAAGATATATCCTTTTGGAACAACGGATTTTAAAAGCCCAATTACTTACACTCCTAATGAAATAGGTTTAGAGTTGCAGACTTTTATTGATATGGATGGAGATGGTGTTCCTGATTTCGTCCGTCTTGTTGTGAATAATTCCGGTGAAAGTTCGATTACAAAGATTAAGGTTTCATTGTTAAAATGGATTTCTGGAAATATCGTCGAGCGTTCAGTTTATGAGACAATCCTAAGTTATCCAGGAACAACTGGAGAAAGATATTTTGCAGACGTAAATCGAGATGGGAAAGTCGATTTAATTATACATTTTCAATCAGGAGATCAGAGCCGCTTAGTTCAATATATTAATAAAGGTAATTCTTTTGAACAACAATCTATTCAGGACATCAATAATATCTTCTTCAGTGAAGACTTGGGCCTAAAAGGAAGCTCAGCAGGATATCAAGCAATATCGATTGATATCAACAATGACACTGTATTAGATAGAGTAACTTATTTGGGGGACTGTTTCCAAGTTGAAATTTATGATCCTATTTCAAGTTCATACAGTAATCCGGTGACGGTTGGGGCGGATAATACATCTATAATTGAACTAAATTTTAATAGTACTCCCGATTCAATTATTTTGATGACTGACTCATCAAATCATTTTTGGTTTCATTCAATACTGGATAGCGGTGATATTATTGATTCGAACTGGATCGACGCTAGCGCAATGCTGCCCAATACAAGTGGTGTAGTTGATTCCTCGGCAGATTCCATAAAAAAATATAAATCATGGGCATTGAAGAAACAATTTTCCGACGTTAACGGAGATGGAATAATCGATCTGATTCGCTTTTATGGAGATTTCGAAAATTCTAAAATTTCGAATGGCAAAGTTTATGTTTCCATTGGAAAAGTTGATGGACAAGGGCGAGTTTATTTTAGTGCTAATGGAGATTATTCTTTTGCTGCGACTTCGTTTTCTGAAGTTATGGATCTCAATAATGATGGCAGACTGGATTATTTAGGAATTAATTCGAAATACCAGGACTCTACTGCATATGTAACTCTCGACGTTCCTACAAAAATTTATTCTTCTGTTCCATATCAATCGACCGGAACTTTATCTTTATTATATGTAGGTTCTCCCGGAGCTTATAAGCCGGGATTAATTACTACAATTGCGAATGGTTCAGGTAAAACGGTAAATGCTGAATACAAAGTTTCTTCGAAAAGTAGTGGAGCTATTTCGTATACTGATCTAAGTGGCCAAATCAAATCCTTTATTTACCCTGTATGGTTATTAACTAATGTTCAAATAAATCATACAGCTAATGTTGTAGAGAATACTTCTTTTACTTATACTGATAATAGATATTATATTTCTGGAAATAGTGCTCCAAATGATCAAATCGGCCTTTTAGGGTTTAGGAAGGTTGCATTCACAAATTCCTTAAACAACACTAAAGTTGAACAAGTGTTTAATTTAACTGAATCTGCTTATCTTGCTGGAGCAGTTACGAGCGAATCATCCTACCAAATAAATCCTTCGGATGGTACGGAAAGATTAATCAGAACAAAACAAATAAGCTATGGTGATGCAACATCTTCGTTCTTCGTCGATGCATTTGGAGGTAAGTTCGTTCGCCCTACGAAAATTTCTGAAGATCGGTATTTGCTTAATGTTAAGATAAAGACAGTAGAAGAAAGTTTGAATTACGATTCATACGGGAATATATTAAAAAGCGCTAAGAGAACCTTCAATAATGAAGATTCCGTCTTGGAGGAAACTTCATTTGAGTATCCTGCCTTCGACGCAAATAATTGGACGTTCGGCTTACAAACAAAAATGACAACATATTCCAATGGGGTGAAGACAGGCGGTACCGAATTTATTTTTAACAATGGTATTCCTGCTGAAGTGCATAAAGATTTAGGACTGTCAGGATCACAAGTTACAAAATTTCTTTCTTACGATGCGTTTGGAAATTGCAATTTAATCGAAGAGGCAAGTGGAAATCAGATTGTTTTAGAATATGACAATTATTGGCACACCTATCCTACTTCTATAACCAATTCGTTAGGACATTCAAAAAAGATTTTGTATGACTACAAACTTGGTAAAGCTATTAGTGAAATAGATCAAAATGGGAACGAAACTAAATATACTGTTGATAGGTATGGACGTTTAATTGAAACTACTCGCCCTACGGATGATTGGAGTGAGAGGACAATTTATACTGATACGGGGTTAGCATCTGGAGCCACAGTTGAAGTTTATGGGCACGATGCAGAAAATGGTGATGTACATGCAATCAATTATATAGATTATGCAAATCGCACGTATAAGACTAAAAAATTAATGTATGGAAATATCTACTCTGTTGAAGAAACAGAATTTTTATCGGATGGCAAAGTTAAGGCTAAAGTGGGGCCGTATATTGAAGGGATCAATATTATAAAAAGAACTGAATTTTCGTACGATGTTGAAGGGAATAATACTGGAATATTGCAAGTTGGAATAGGGGCAGTTGATATTACATATGATAATCTAACCACTACTTTTGTGGCGAAAAATAATAGTGGATCAATCCTTACAACAAGAGTGGAAAAAGCGGATATACTTGGAAGGACGGTCGAGAAAAGTTTTAATGGAAAGTCCCATAAATATACTTATGCCCCGAGTGGGACTATGGCGACGATTGTTGATCCGGATGGCGCCAAAACAGAAAACACCTATTCCATATCA
Above is a genomic segment from Leptospira selangorensis containing:
- a CDS encoding RHS repeat-associated core domain-containing protein — encoded protein: MSKQNRKKIFFIVLLVTAIFHLNLFSTSSIKALYVLFNEETSIPQNLLIPAIDSFGNSNLSYTIQVPQGPKNISPEISLNYNSGRLDEEMTGIGWQLNGIPYLSLDISNGINYDSLDTFVSSLSGRLKKNGVSENFQPEINDFTLYTRVSSGNTIRWIAKDRNGLTYYFGEHTPGSGASLVNQDGNPYFWGLERIEDRYGNGYAITYDPISQQAGYLYPKVIKYSSNTSEIQFLYQDREVETLTTYLYSITKKHKKRLTGIRTYVPTEGGNALAENYSFEYSNISSNDRAVLTTFKRENYLDLFISYSDLSQSNLKNPISPDAQSVNYNLSYRADSSLFTEACNATALTCLCSASSACMAVSGGTAGWFCASLSYDNKGSCLKGYEYSNTFFVDINGDNRPDFVRITGDKESGQNFVSSYFNAEGTSNAVFGAESVTSGLNLSDNSVILPGDLDGDKKVDFLVLEKDSTPIKIFKSKAVRSELTPSSFQVSVSSVNANIPNHSKELKHFLVDMNKDGKADLIQKGTDSSAYKIYPFGTTDFKSPITYTPNEIGLELQTFIDMDGDGVPDFVRLVVNNSGESSITKIKVSLLKWISGNIVERSVYETILSYPGTTGERYFADVNRDGKVDLIIHFQSGDQSRLVQYINKGNSFEQQSIQDINNIFFSEDLGLKGSSAGYQAISIDINNDTVLDRVTYLGDCFQVEIYDPISSSYSNPVTVGADNTSIIELNFNSTPDSIILMTDSSNHFWFHSILDSGDIIDSNWIDASAMLPNTSGVVDSSADSIKKYKSWALKKQFSDVNGDGIIDLIRFYGDFENSKISNGKVYVSIGKVDGQGRVYFSANGDYSFAATSFSEVMDLNNDGRLDYLGINSKYQDSTAYVTLDVPTKIYSSVPYQSTGTLSLLYVGSPGAYKPGLITTIANGSGKTVNAEYKVSSKSSGAISYTDLSGQIKSFIYPVWLLTNVQINHTANVVENTSFTYTDNRYYISGNSAPNDQIGLLGFRKVAFTNSLNNTKVEQVFNLTESAYLAGAVTSESSYQINPSDGTERLIRTKQISYGDATSSFFVDAFGGKFVRPTKISEDRYLLNVKIKTVEESLNYDSYGNILKSAKRTFNNEDSVLEETSFEYPAFDANNWTFGLQTKMTTYSNGVKTGGTEFIFNNGIPAEVHKDLGLSGSQVTKFLSYDAFGNCNLIEEASGNQIVLEYDNYWHTYPTSITNSLGHSKKILYDYKLGKAISEIDQNGNETKYTVDRYGRLIETTRPTDDWSERTIYTDTGLASGATVEVYGHDAENGDVHAINYIDYANRTYKTKKLMYGNIYSVEETEFLSDGKVKAKVGPYIEGINIIKRTEFSYDVEGNNTGILQVGIGAVDITYDNLTTTFVAKNNSGSILTTRVEKADILGRTVEKSFNGKSHKYTYAPSGTMATIVDPDGAKTENTYSISGNLIQRKDDNRGTETIEYYSTDKIKKITYANGSKIEFEYDLLGRTSKQVATNKGGQTSQAKLYYDEESINDSKGLLTSVFENNVETHYEYDKKGFVKKMWKRFMDEDLVLVTHYEYTSGGRLSALIYPDGTKISYQYAPSGAIVNVLYSSPDGESQNQSIVKYEGPFWDTDGFVLRKTFGNGIITNLLIDSESVKPKRLTTGIGSSVYESLEFSIDDLGNVISINDIKNPLRSSTYSYDDQNRLLQATGSFGTEQYSYSEGGKILTKGGRQYSYTDPLHKNAVTAVSSTNSTLFYEYDESGNVKKRNGDLYSYDGYNHVSNVATTNGESVSFQYDYRGSRITKVNETTGTKEISLNNLYQISYSPGKQPLHTLFIYGARDEIIAQIGRNDASLVSISDFKTESGLTNLFKSLRNYMPESFKLLASVTELSYQQFHYKFEQLSLPVRLNKLLILFLLLTILHTIIEKNISNEEFKKSRIRFSIPIVLLSFVSLSFGNCGIVPDGSSSGTPPWVAFPASPGTNVPSVPDDGNTPISNIPGMLFFHLDHLSSTKMISDGIGNLVTGGESGGASHIEYKPYGEINRADSSGPDIFKQKFTGQIEERELNVYDYKSRFYDPDLGRFLQADSIAMTKSVNGFDPYMYVEGNPITKNDPSGHISLDINFNFSLNDVFNWINSAFSWEAISQAINQIVNYLVSEIISTILSPPFEQQSNPLGNFMKDNAPKAWDWLQFSSPLAKSDVGRAITRNREYIYIGMAVIFVALAIYFTLGAVIAAYVAEATAAAVEFFGNSLLLIAEGSFWGFLYAPLYGGIVGAAIGYLQGGLHHMTLKSANWDDAEAKRRATSYGIAGAEIGLLGYGFWYVSYSLYIGFESGQWGIQKAIYDAAGSYLGSKIVGAMVATVFEMFIFSKIIDWVVDKVEDDLKNRVHN